A window from Desulfuromonas acetoxidans DSM 684 encodes these proteins:
- a CDS encoding FKBP-type peptidyl-prolyl cis-trans isomerase, protein MSVAKPGQRVKVHYTGTYDDGEQFDSSQGKDPLEFTLGASQVIPGFEKAVSGMAVDEKKDIRIEAADAYGEYDEEQRAAVDRSMLPADLDVEVGMQLQAQTQEGVPLVVTVAAIDGDQITLDGNHPMAGKALNFSLHLVEIADGE, encoded by the coding sequence ATGAGTGTTGCAAAACCAGGTCAACGCGTCAAAGTGCACTACACCGGAACCTACGATGACGGCGAACAATTTGATTCGTCTCAGGGTAAGGATCCTCTGGAGTTTACCTTAGGTGCGTCCCAGGTGATTCCCGGATTCGAGAAAGCCGTGTCTGGAATGGCTGTTGATGAAAAGAAAGATATTCGCATTGAGGCTGCCGATGCCTATGGCGAATACGACGAAGAGCAGCGTGCTGCGGTTGACCGTTCCATGTTGCCCGCTGACCTGGACGTGGAAGTGGGCATGCAACTGCAGGCGCAAACCCAGGAAGGCGTTCCTCTGGTGGTCACTGTTGCCGCCATTGATGGTGACCAGATCACCCTGGATGGTAATCATCCCATGGCCGGAAAAGCCCTGAACTTTTCCTTGCATCTTGTCGAGATCGCTGACGGCGAATAA
- a CDS encoding PHP domain-containing protein — MMEQVDLHTHSCCSDGAFTPQQLIEKAAQNHVVAMALCDHDNIDGVEPARQAGHQRGIDVISGVELSCVWKEFEDIHLLGYGFDPRHPRLIEELSEFQQFRRQRNALIVDKINERLQQRGLQPICYEKVAERAGGTIGRPHIAMELMAAGYAKTVEEAFVKYLSPCNIAKKFFPVDEAMALIHEAGGVAVLAHPPYISRDPDVMTTLLDDLTALGLQGVEVYNNGANCDEIEWYLTQIRLRGLFATGGSDFHGIEDGGAELGKIRAIGSIPYNCYTTLREVLSSHDDQ, encoded by the coding sequence ATGATGGAACAGGTCGATCTTCATACCCACAGTTGTTGTTCGGACGGAGCATTTACGCCGCAGCAGCTGATCGAGAAAGCTGCACAAAACCATGTGGTTGCCATGGCGTTGTGTGACCATGACAATATTGACGGTGTCGAACCGGCGCGTCAGGCCGGCCATCAGCGTGGCATTGATGTCATCAGCGGTGTCGAGCTGTCCTGTGTATGGAAAGAGTTCGAGGATATTCACCTGCTTGGCTATGGTTTTGATCCACGCCATCCGCGTCTCATTGAGGAACTGAGCGAGTTTCAACAGTTTCGCCGTCAGCGCAATGCTCTGATTGTTGACAAAATCAACGAACGTCTCCAACAGCGCGGCTTGCAGCCGATTTGCTATGAAAAGGTTGCCGAGCGTGCCGGTGGGACCATTGGTCGGCCACATATTGCCATGGAGTTGATGGCAGCCGGTTATGCCAAGACCGTAGAGGAGGCGTTTGTCAAATACCTGTCGCCGTGCAACATCGCCAAAAAATTCTTCCCGGTGGATGAGGCGATGGCCCTGATCCACGAAGCCGGAGGCGTGGCGGTGCTGGCGCACCCGCCCTATATCTCACGTGACCCTGATGTGATGACAACCTTGTTGGATGATCTGACCGCTCTGGGGTTGCAAGGGGTAGAGGTCTATAATAACGGAGCCAATTGTGACGAGATTGAATGGTATCTGACTCAGATTCGGCTGCGCGGGTTGTTTGCCACCGGCGGTTCTGATTTTCACGGCATTGAGGATGGTGGTGCCGAACTGGGGAAAATAAGAGCAATAGGCTCCATACCATATAACTGTTACACCACGTTGCGTGAGGTGTTGTCCTCGCACGACGACCAATAG